Proteins encoded in a region of the Luteimonas viscosa genome:
- a CDS encoding glycosyltransferase family 2 protein — translation MDQAVTIIITPRDRYTGLGECVDAVYRHTPQPFRLWIMDLDYPASVIEPVRRQLQGRPEVRFFDLGLRTPMDALREAQPLVDTAAVVLLDNDSRVTEGWLPPLLEAMADGHAVVTPLILEREGVDRGAPLRNHLYSGELRVVDVDGAPYLIEHKHFRRTEVPDLPKERAATGTFELHCVLFDGDVFRRIELPSMVIREHLDISLQVAAMGRTMVVEPKSVIHFDNLGTRMALPDMRFFFYRWGPKLTRPSSRLFQRRWGYNFYSEQSMYNWVVRRKAFLVSRWLGAPIGIANRATQVAKKLFCRDWDPLPDPVAASRPLLAAGVPQQRSHELG, via the coding sequence ATGGACCAGGCAGTCACCATCATCATCACCCCACGCGACCGCTATACCGGGCTCGGCGAGTGCGTCGATGCGGTGTACCGGCATACGCCGCAGCCGTTCCGGCTCTGGATCATGGACCTCGACTACCCGGCATCGGTCATCGAACCCGTGCGCAGGCAGTTGCAGGGCCGCCCGGAAGTCCGCTTCTTCGATCTCGGCCTGCGTACGCCGATGGACGCGCTGCGCGAGGCGCAGCCGCTGGTCGACACCGCAGCCGTGGTCCTGCTCGACAACGACTCGCGCGTGACCGAAGGCTGGCTGCCGCCGCTGCTCGAAGCCATGGCGGACGGCCACGCGGTGGTCACGCCGCTGATCCTGGAACGCGAGGGCGTGGACCGCGGCGCGCCGCTGCGCAACCACCTCTACAGCGGCGAGCTGCGCGTGGTCGACGTCGACGGCGCGCCATACCTGATCGAGCACAAGCATTTCCGTCGTACCGAAGTGCCCGACCTTCCCAAGGAGCGCGCCGCGACCGGAACCTTCGAGCTGCACTGCGTGCTGTTCGACGGCGACGTGTTCAGGCGCATCGAACTGCCGTCGATGGTGATCCGCGAGCACCTGGACATCTCGCTGCAGGTCGCGGCGATGGGCCGGACCATGGTGGTCGAGCCGAAGTCGGTGATCCATTTCGACAACCTCGGCACGCGCATGGCGCTGCCTGACATGCGGTTCTTCTTCTACCGCTGGGGGCCGAAGCTCACCCGCCCGTCCTCGCGCCTGTTCCAGCGCCGCTGGGGCTACAACTTCTATTCCGAGCAGTCGATGTACAACTGGGTGGTGCGCCGCAAGGCGTTCCTGGTGTCGCGCTGGCTGGGCGCGCCGATCGGAATCGCCAACCGCGCCACCCAGGTCGCGAAGAAGCTGTTCTGCAGGGACTGGGATCCACTGCCGGATCCGGTTGCGGCCTCGCGTCCCCTGCTCGCCGCCGGAGTCCCGCAGCAACGCAGCCACGAACTCGGTTGA